One window from the genome of Pirellulales bacterium encodes:
- a CDS encoding NADH-quinone oxidoreductase subunit L, protein MDLAATLPILLGLAWLIPLASFTAIVLAGPRMGKHGEYAAYVATGAILTSFVLSVFALFGWVGKHGFGGGHDADHGTHAASGQLPPHSLASSLTGNNSPKIILASALAANEPASGHSPSDHGTSGHADKTHDGDDHHDQAAPVAYLGEWYRLAIIGGSLQLNIGYYIDALTVIMFTMVTLIASCIHFYAMGYMHDELHDVTDHEVTLKGNPYGHDDHSHHEQGHHEQGHGHADHGHTGHGDTGHGDTGHGHDAHSHDNHGHDSHGHGNHLVRPGRFHRFFQYLSLFCFSMLGLVYAGNIAMVFVFWELVGICSYFLIGFYFERNSASTAANKAFIVNRIGDFGMLIGLMALWGALGTFNFGDTLDSTGHITQAGIFSQVRPADQHHQLTVPANMVLYAARDQANARVRDAATPEAAQATLDAAVTEWRGAGMGYWLLTIAGLGIFCGCVGKSAQFPLHVWLPDAMEGPTPVSALVHSATMVAAGVYLVGRFFPVFTPEALLVIAYTGAITLFIAATIAITANDIKRVLAYSTVSQLGYMMLALGVGGWLAGLFHLITHAFFKSLLFMCSGSVIHACHTNDMQRMGGLRHKMPWTAYTMLVGCLAIAGAGIPLAHIGLSGYYSKDAILEQAYLFSQKNPAHGILFVAPALGAAITAFYMFRMWFLTFAGKPRDQHIHDHAHESPPIMYVPLVILSVFAIGVGWGIGGVSLVDLLEQARPLGTLAGATGAAWNVVVPNEHDSHAGGIPIVAGLTAFGTAGLGFVLAVVFYGLRYANPAEVQRAFSPLYTFLWNKWYFDELYNAIFVQPVMFISRRFADFDKYVIDRIIDGAAYATRAVARVDDLLDRFGVDGVANGIAHYVRTTGYSLSQVQTGKLRQYVMFIAVGTVAVFALVAFLVTWSMAGQ, encoded by the coding sequence ATGGATCTTGCCGCGACATTACCGATACTCTTAGGCTTGGCTTGGCTTATTCCCCTGGCCAGCTTTACAGCGATTGTGCTGGCTGGCCCCCGCATGGGCAAGCATGGCGAGTACGCCGCCTACGTGGCCACCGGGGCGATTCTAACGTCGTTTGTGCTCTCGGTGTTTGCCCTGTTTGGCTGGGTGGGGAAGCATGGCTTTGGCGGGGGACATGACGCTGACCACGGAACACACGCGGCTAGCGGGCAACTTCCGCCCCATTCGCTGGCCAGCTCTTTAACTGGGAACAATTCCCCAAAAATCATCCTGGCATCCGCGCTAGCCGCTAATGAACCAGCCTCGGGCCATTCACCGTCGGATCACGGAACCAGCGGCCATGCCGATAAAACCCACGATGGCGACGACCACCACGATCAGGCGGCCCCGGTGGCATATCTGGGCGAATGGTATCGACTGGCCATTATCGGCGGTAGTTTACAGCTCAATATTGGGTATTACATCGACGCCCTCACGGTCATCATGTTTACCATGGTGACGCTGATCGCCTCGTGCATTCACTTTTATGCGATGGGTTACATGCACGATGAGTTGCATGACGTGACCGACCACGAAGTGACTCTCAAGGGGAATCCCTATGGGCATGATGATCATAGTCATCATGAACAGGGCCATCATGAACAGGGTCACGGCCATGCTGATCATGGTCACACAGGCCATGGAGACACGGGCCATGGAGACACGGGCCACGGTCATGATGCCCATAGCCATGACAACCACGGCCACGACTCGCACGGCCACGGCAATCACCTCGTCCGGCCGGGGCGTTTTCATCGCTTTTTTCAGTATTTGTCGCTGTTTTGCTTTAGCATGTTGGGGTTGGTGTACGCGGGCAACATCGCGATGGTGTTTGTATTTTGGGAATTGGTCGGAATTTGCTCGTACTTTTTGATTGGCTTTTACTTTGAACGAAACAGCGCCTCCACCGCCGCGAATAAAGCGTTCATTGTCAATCGGATCGGCGATTTTGGCATGTTGATTGGGCTAATGGCCTTGTGGGGAGCGCTGGGGACGTTCAACTTTGGGGATACGCTTGATTCGACGGGGCATATCACGCAGGCGGGCATCTTTAGCCAGGTCCGCCCCGCCGATCAACACCACCAGTTGACCGTCCCGGCAAACATGGTTCTGTACGCCGCCCGGGACCAGGCTAACGCCCGCGTTCGCGACGCCGCCACTCCCGAGGCCGCGCAGGCCACCCTGGACGCCGCCGTGACCGAATGGCGGGGGGCGGGCATGGGTTATTGGCTGCTCACCATCGCCGGTTTGGGGATATTTTGCGGTTGCGTGGGCAAAAGCGCCCAATTTCCGCTGCATGTGTGGTTGCCCGACGCCATGGAAGGGCCCACCCCGGTCTCCGCGCTAGTCCATTCCGCGACGATGGTGGCCGCCGGCGTGTATCTGGTCGGGCGCTTCTTTCCCGTGTTTACCCCCGAAGCCTTATTGGTGATTGCCTACACGGGCGCGATTACCCTGTTTATCGCCGCCACCATTGCCATCACCGCCAACGATATTAAACGCGTCCTGGCCTATTCCACCGTCAGCCAGTTGGGCTACATGATGCTGGCCCTGGGCGTGGGGGGGTGGCTGGCGGGATTGTTTCACTTGATCACGCACGCGTTCTTTAAAAGCCTGCTATTTATGTGTTCCGGCTCGGTCATTCACGCCTGCCATACCAACGATATGCAGCGGATGGGAGGACTGCGGCACAAAATGCCCTGGACCGCCTACACAATGCTGGTCGGCTGTTTGGCGATTGCCGGAGCGGGAATACCCCTGGCGCATATCGGCCTAAGCGGCTATTACTCCAAGGACGCCATCCTGGAACAGGCGTATCTTTTTAGCCAAAAAAATCCCGCCCATGGGATCCTGTTTGTGGCCCCGGCGCTGGGGGCGGCGATTACTGCGTTTTACATGTTTCGGATGTGGTTTTTGACGTTTGCGGGCAAGCCCCGGGACCAGCATATTCATGACCACGCGCATGAATCCCCTCCCATCATGTACGTGCCGCTGGTGATTCTCTCGGTCTTTGCCATTGGCGTGGGCTGGGGGATTGGCGGTGTCAGTTTGGTGGACCTGCTAGAGCAGGCGCGTCCGCTGGGGACCTTGGCGGGGGCGACGGGCGCGGCCTGGAACGTGGTCGTGCCCAACGAGCATGACAGCCACGCGGGGGGCATACCGATCGTGGCGGGTCTCACGGCGTTTGGCACGGCGGGATTAGGCTTTGTTCTAGCGGTGGTGTTTTATGGCCTGCGATACGCCAATCCGGCGGAGGTCCAACGCGCGTTCTCCCCGCTCTATACGTTTTTGTGGAATAAGTGGTACTTTGACGAACTGTACAACGCGATTTTTGTCCAGCCGGTGATGTTTATTTCGCGTCGATTTGCGGACTTTGACAAATACGTGATCGACCGCATCATCGACGGCGCGGCCTATGCGACCCGGGCGGTCGCGCGGGTGG